In the Pseudomonas sp. ADAK2 genome, one interval contains:
- a CDS encoding MlaC/ttg2D family ABC transporter substrate-binding protein, which yields MISTLRRGLLVLLAALPLMANAVAAQSAHDLVQDTTTRMLADLSTNKEKYKQDPADFYTALNTIVGPVVDAEGISKSIMTVKYSRKATPAQMQTFQENFKKGLFQFYGNALLEYNNQGITVDPAKDESGDRTSVGMTVKGSNGAIYPVQYTLEKINGEWKLRNVIINGINIGKLFRDQFADAMQRNGNDLDKTINNWAGEVAKAKEATEKKAQ from the coding sequence ATGATCTCTACCTTGCGACGTGGCCTGTTGGTATTACTCGCGGCCCTGCCGTTGATGGCTAACGCCGTGGCGGCACAGTCGGCGCATGATCTGGTCCAGGACACCACGACCCGGATGCTCGCCGACCTGTCGACCAATAAAGAGAAGTACAAGCAGGATCCAGCAGACTTTTACACGGCGTTGAACACCATCGTCGGGCCTGTGGTGGATGCCGAAGGTATTTCCAAAAGCATCATGACGGTCAAGTATTCGCGCAAAGCCACACCCGCGCAGATGCAGACCTTCCAGGAAAACTTCAAGAAAGGCCTGTTCCAGTTCTATGGCAACGCCTTGCTTGAGTACAACAACCAGGGCATCACCGTTGACCCTGCCAAGGATGAGTCAGGCGACCGCACCAGCGTCGGCATGACCGTCAAGGGCAGCAATGGCGCGATTTATCCGGTGCAGTACACCCTGGAGAAAATCAACGGCGAGTGGAAGCTGCGCAACGTGATCATTAACGGCATCAACATCGGCAAGCTGTTCCGCGATCAGTTTGCTGACGCGATGCAGCGCAATGGCAACGACCTGGACAAGACCATCAACAATTGGGCCGGGGAAGTCGCTAAAGCCAAGGAAGCCACAGAGAAGAAGGCCCAATGA
- the mlaD gene encoding outer membrane lipid asymmetry maintenance protein MlaD: protein MQNRTLEIGVGLFLLAGILALLLLALRVSGLSPSATTESYKLYAYFDNIAGLTVRAKVTMAGVTIGKVTAIDLDRDSFTGRVTMQLEKRVDNLPTDSTASILTAGLLGEKYIGISVGGEQALLKDGGTIHDTQSSLVLEDLIGKFLLNTVSKDAK, encoded by the coding sequence ATGCAAAACCGCACCCTGGAAATCGGTGTCGGCCTTTTCCTGCTGGCTGGCATCCTGGCTTTGCTGCTGCTTGCGTTGCGGGTCAGTGGCCTGTCCCCGAGCGCGACCACCGAGTCATATAAACTTTATGCCTATTTCGACAATATCGCCGGTTTGACGGTCAGAGCTAAAGTGACCATGGCCGGTGTGACCATCGGCAAGGTCACGGCGATCGATCTGGACCGCGACAGTTTCACCGGTCGGGTGACCATGCAGCTGGAAAAGCGCGTAGATAATCTGCCGACTGACTCCACTGCATCTATCCTCACGGCTGGCCTGTTGGGCGAGAAATACATCGGTATCAGCGTGGGCGGGGAACAAGCCTTGCTCAAGGATGGTGGGACCATCCACGACACCCAGTCGTCGCTGGTGCTCGAGGACCTGATCGGTAAATTCCTGCTCAATACCGTTAGCAAAGACGCCAAATGA
- the mlaE gene encoding lipid asymmetry maintenance ABC transporter permease subunit MlaE, translating to MRKISLIERVRRFGHAAIDAVGVFGRAAIFLFHALLGRGGIGGGFGLLIKQLHSIGVMSLVIIVVSGVFIGMVLALQGFNILSSYGSEQAVGQMVALTLLRELGPVVTALLFAGRAGSALTAEIGNMKSTEQLSSLEMIGVDPLKYIVAPRLWAGFISLPVLAMIFSVVGIWGGSWVAVDWLGVYEGSYWANMQNSVTFNGDVLNGIIKSIVFGFVVTWIAVFQGYDCEPTSEGISRATTKTVVYASLAVLGLDFILTALMFGDF from the coding sequence ATGCGCAAGATTTCACTAATAGAAAGAGTGCGCCGGTTCGGCCACGCGGCCATCGATGCCGTGGGGGTGTTCGGGCGGGCGGCGATTTTCCTGTTCCATGCGTTGCTGGGTCGTGGTGGCATTGGCGGTGGTTTCGGCTTGCTGATCAAGCAACTGCATTCGATCGGCGTGATGTCCCTGGTGATCATCGTGGTCTCCGGGGTGTTCATCGGCATGGTATTGGCGCTGCAAGGCTTCAATATCCTGTCCAGCTACGGTTCGGAACAGGCTGTCGGGCAGATGGTTGCCCTGACATTGCTGCGTGAACTGGGGCCGGTGGTGACGGCATTGCTGTTCGCCGGGCGCGCCGGTTCAGCCCTGACGGCGGAAATCGGCAACATGAAGTCCACCGAGCAGTTGTCCAGTCTGGAAATGATTGGTGTCGACCCGCTCAAGTACATCGTTGCCCCGCGCCTGTGGGCCGGCTTCATTTCCCTGCCGGTGCTGGCGATGATTTTCAGCGTCGTCGGGATCTGGGGTGGTTCGTGGGTCGCAGTCGACTGGCTGGGCGTCTACGAAGGCTCCTACTGGGCGAACATGCAAAACAGCGTGACGTTCAATGGCGATGTGCTTAACGGCATCATCAAAAGCATCGTTTTCGGGTTTGTCGTGACCTGGATTGCCGTATTCCAAGGCTATGACTGCGAGCCCACTTCCGAGGGGATCAGTCGTGCCACAACCAAGACCGTGGTGTATGCCTCTTTGGCAGTGCTCGGCCTGGACTTTATTCTGACCGCCTTGATGTTTGGAGATTTCTGA
- a CDS encoding ATP-binding cassette domain-containing protein, whose translation MSADNAYAVELKGLTFKRGTRSIFNNVDIRIPRGKVTGIMGPSGCGKTTLLRLMGAQLRPSSGEVWVNGQNLPTLSRSDLFDARKHMGVLFQSGALFTDLDVFENVAFPLRVHTELPEEMIRDIVLLKLQAVGLRGAIDLMPDELSGGMKRRVALARAIALDPQILMYDEPFVGQDPIAMGVLVRLIRLLNDALGITSIVVSHDLAETASIADYIYVVGEGQVLGQGTPEELMNSEEPRIRQFMTGEPDGPVAYHFPATDYRADLLGKR comes from the coding sequence ATGAGTGCCGATAACGCCTACGCGGTCGAGCTGAAGGGACTGACCTTCAAGCGCGGTACGCGCAGCATTTTCAATAACGTCGATATCCGTATCCCACGCGGCAAGGTCACCGGCATCATGGGGCCTTCCGGGTGTGGCAAGACCACCCTGTTACGGCTGATGGGCGCACAGTTGCGACCTTCCAGCGGTGAAGTCTGGGTCAATGGCCAGAACCTGCCCACGTTATCTCGCAGCGACCTGTTCGATGCACGCAAGCACATGGGCGTGCTGTTCCAGAGCGGTGCATTGTTTACCGATCTCGATGTATTCGAGAACGTTGCCTTTCCGCTGCGCGTTCATACCGAGCTGCCGGAAGAAATGATCCGTGACATCGTCCTGCTCAAATTGCAGGCGGTGGGCTTGCGTGGCGCCATCGACCTGATGCCTGACGAATTGTCCGGCGGCATGAAGCGTCGTGTCGCGCTGGCGCGGGCCATCGCCCTTGATCCGCAGATCCTCATGTATGACGAGCCCTTTGTCGGGCAGGACCCGATCGCCATGGGCGTGCTGGTGCGCCTGATCCGTCTGCTCAATGATGCCCTGGGCATCACCAGTATCGTGGTTTCCCACGACCTGGCCGAGACCGCGAGCATTGCCGATTACATTTATGTGGTGGGCGAGGGGCAAGTATTGGGGCAGGGCACGCCTGAAGAACTGATGAACTCGGAAGAACCGCGTATCCGTCAATTCATGACGGGCGAACCCGACGGTCCGGTCGCCTATCACTTTCCAGCGACGGATTACCGCGCAGATCTTCTGGGGAAGCGCTGA
- a CDS encoding KpsF/GutQ family sugar-phosphate isomerase, which translates to MSQSSDLIQSAQRTIRLEVEAVQGLLPHIDADFVRACEMILASKGRVVVLGMGKSGHIGNKIAATLASTGTTAFFVHPAEASHGDMGMITRDDIILALSNSGSTNEIVTLLPLIKRQGIQLISMTGNPDSALAKAAEINLNVHVEHEACPLNLAPTSSTTAALVMGDALAVALLEARGFTAEDFAFSHPGGALGRRLLLKVETVMHAGAELPQVQRGTLLKDALMEMTRKGLGMTAIVEPDGKLAGIFTDGDLRRTLDRTIDIHHTTIDEVMTVHGKTARADMLAAEALKIMEDHRINALVVVDKEDRPVGAFNLSDLLRAGVM; encoded by the coding sequence ATGAGCCAATCCAGCGACCTGATTCAATCGGCACAACGCACCATCCGTCTCGAAGTGGAAGCCGTACAAGGCTTGCTGCCCCATATCGACGCGGATTTCGTACGCGCTTGCGAGATGATTCTGGCCAGCAAAGGCCGTGTGGTCGTGCTCGGCATGGGCAAATCCGGGCACATCGGCAACAAGATTGCCGCCACCCTGGCCAGCACCGGCACCACGGCGTTCTTCGTGCATCCGGCCGAAGCCAGTCACGGCGACATGGGCATGATCACCCGCGACGACATCATCCTGGCGCTGTCGAACTCCGGCTCCACCAACGAAATCGTGACCCTGCTGCCGCTGATCAAGCGCCAGGGCATCCAGTTGATCAGCATGACCGGCAACCCCGACTCGGCGCTGGCCAAGGCCGCCGAGATCAATCTCAACGTTCACGTCGAGCATGAGGCCTGCCCACTGAACCTGGCGCCGACCTCCTCCACCACCGCCGCACTGGTCATGGGCGATGCCCTGGCCGTTGCGCTGCTGGAAGCCCGCGGCTTCACGGCGGAAGACTTCGCCTTTTCCCATCCCGGTGGCGCGCTTGGCCGCCGTCTGCTGCTGAAAGTGGAAACCGTGATGCACGCCGGCGCCGAACTGCCCCAGGTGCAACGCGGCACGCTGCTCAAGGACGCCTTGATGGAAATGACCCGCAAGGGCCTGGGCATGACTGCAATCGTGGAACCCGACGGCAAACTGGCCGGGATTTTCACTGACGGCGACTTGCGCCGCACCCTCGACCGCACCATCGACATCCACCACACGACCATTGATGAAGTCATGACCGTTCATGGCAAGACCGCCCGGGCCGATATGCTGGCAGCCGAAGCCCTGAAAATCATGGAAGACCATCGAATCAACGCGCTGGTAGTCGTCGACAAGGAAGACCGCCCGGTGGGCGCCTTCAACCTGTCCGACCTGCTGCGTGCCGGAGTAATGTGA
- a CDS encoding KdsC family phosphatase — protein sequence MSNDLLQRGKNIKLAVFDVDGVLTDGRLYFLEDGSEFKTFSTLDGQGIKMLMAAGVQTAIISGRKTPVVERRAKNLGIPHLYQGREDKLVVLDELLAQLNLSYEQVAYLGDDLPDLPVIRRVGLGMAVANAASFVREHAHGVTLARGGEGAAREFCELILRAQGRLDAANAAYL from the coding sequence ATGAGCAACGACCTGCTGCAACGCGGCAAGAACATCAAACTGGCTGTCTTTGACGTCGACGGCGTCCTCACTGACGGACGCCTGTACTTCCTCGAAGACGGCAGCGAATTCAAGACGTTCAGCACCCTCGACGGCCAAGGCATCAAGATGTTGATGGCAGCCGGCGTGCAGACCGCTATCATCAGCGGCCGCAAGACCCCGGTGGTTGAACGTCGAGCGAAAAACCTTGGCATTCCACACCTGTATCAGGGTCGTGAAGACAAACTGGTGGTGCTCGACGAGCTTCTTGCGCAACTCAACCTAAGCTATGAACAGGTTGCCTACCTCGGTGACGACCTGCCAGACCTGCCGGTGATTCGCCGCGTCGGCCTGGGCATGGCGGTGGCCAATGCCGCCAGCTTCGTGCGCGAACACGCCCACGGTGTCACCCTGGCCCGTGGCGGCGAAGGTGCCGCCCGCGAATTCTGCGAACTGATCCTGCGCGCCCAGGGCCGCCTAGATGCGGCCAACGCCGCGTACTTGTGA
- the lptC gene encoding LPS export ABC transporter periplasmic protein LptC, producing MLSKKFRRFLLFGCIAAIFAAVGYWNISPERFLDKPVAKVDESAIDYYALNAHSVQYLPDGGLQYDLTSDKVEHLKATDVSLLTNPDLNMYRGTDFPWHVTSLRGEVNADGTQVELIDSVRIARTDEKNRNLIVTSTRMTVFPQQQYAQTDQPVRIDGAGGVSTGNGMKAYLKESRIHLLSNVRGQYEAR from the coding sequence ATTCTGAGCAAAAAGTTTCGCAGATTCCTGCTGTTCGGTTGCATCGCGGCGATATTCGCGGCGGTCGGCTACTGGAACATCAGCCCGGAACGCTTCCTCGACAAGCCAGTGGCAAAAGTCGACGAAAGCGCGATCGACTATTACGCACTCAACGCCCACAGCGTTCAGTATTTACCCGACGGCGGCCTGCAGTATGACTTGACGTCCGACAAGGTCGAGCACCTCAAGGCGACCGACGTGTCGTTGCTGACCAACCCCGACCTGAACATGTACCGCGGCACCGACTTCCCGTGGCACGTCACCAGCTTGCGCGGTGAAGTGAACGCGGACGGCACCCAGGTCGAACTGATCGATTCGGTCCGTATTGCACGCACCGATGAAAAGAACCGCAATTTGATCGTTACCAGCACCCGTATGACAGTGTTCCCGCAGCAGCAATATGCGCAGACCGATCAACCCGTTAGAATCGACGGCGCTGGCGGTGTGTCGACTGGCAACGGAATGAAAGCGTATTTGAAAGAAAGCAGGATACACCTGCTATCGAACGTAAGAGGACAGTATGAGGCTCGTTAA
- the lptA gene encoding lipopolysaccharide transport periplasmic protein LptA → MRLVKTLPILLSLGAALGSVSAWALPNDQEQPIRIQADDAQLDDKNGVATYKGDVIITQGSMKVTGNTVTITRTPAGDIDVVTSVGNLAYFEQLQTAGDTKPVQGWGVTIQYHAAQNRVVLIDKAKVVDKDNNTTQGEKIVYDTVKKLASAGRATGSKVTEARPRIDMVIQPKPKSDQKKAN, encoded by the coding sequence ATGAGGCTCGTTAAAACTCTCCCTATTTTGCTCAGTCTGGGCGCAGCACTGGGAAGCGTGAGCGCCTGGGCTCTGCCGAACGATCAAGAGCAGCCTATCCGCATTCAGGCCGACGATGCCCAACTGGACGACAAGAATGGCGTTGCCACCTATAAAGGTGACGTGATCATTACGCAAGGTTCGATGAAGGTCACCGGCAACACCGTGACCATCACCCGCACCCCGGCTGGCGACATCGACGTGGTGACCTCGGTGGGCAACCTTGCCTACTTCGAGCAACTGCAGACCGCTGGTGACACCAAGCCTGTTCAGGGCTGGGGCGTGACCATCCAGTACCATGCCGCGCAAAACCGCGTTGTACTGATCGATAAGGCCAAAGTCGTCGACAAGGACAACAACACCACCCAGGGCGAGAAAATCGTCTACGACACGGTCAAGAAACTGGCGAGCGCCGGCCGTGCCACGGGTAGCAAGGTCACCGAGGCGCGTCCGCGCATCGACATGGTGATCCAGCCGAAGCCGAAATCCGACCAGAAAAAGGCCAATTAA
- the lptB gene encoding LPS export ABC transporter ATP-binding protein — protein sequence MATLKAQHLAKSYKSRQVVRDVSLSIDSGQIVGLLGPNGAGKTTCFYMIVGLVQADQGRVLIDDLDVSHQPMHGRAKAGIGYLPQEASIFRKLSVADNIMAILETRKELDKAGRRKELESLLQEFHISHIRDNLGMSLSGGERRRVEIARALATNPKFILLDEPFAGVDPISVGDIKQIIHHLKAKGIGVLITDHNVRETLDICETAYIVNDGQLIAEGDSATILANELVKEVYLGHEFRL from the coding sequence ATGGCAACCCTGAAAGCTCAGCATCTGGCCAAGAGCTACAAGAGCCGCCAGGTCGTGCGTGACGTCAGCCTGTCCATCGACAGCGGTCAGATCGTCGGCCTGCTGGGCCCGAACGGCGCCGGCAAGACCACATGCTTCTACATGATCGTCGGCCTGGTGCAGGCCGATCAGGGACGCGTGCTGATCGACGACCTGGACGTCAGCCACCAGCCCATGCACGGTCGTGCGAAGGCCGGTATTGGCTATCTTCCGCAAGAAGCGTCGATCTTCCGCAAACTGTCGGTTGCCGACAACATCATGGCTATCCTCGAGACCCGCAAGGAACTCGACAAGGCCGGTCGTCGCAAGGAACTGGAAAGCCTGCTGCAGGAATTCCACATCAGCCATATCCGCGACAACCTGGGCATGAGCCTGTCCGGTGGCGAACGCCGCCGGGTGGAAATCGCTCGCGCACTGGCCACCAACCCGAAATTCATCCTGCTCGACGAACCTTTCGCCGGCGTGGACCCGATTTCGGTGGGCGACATCAAGCAGATTATCCACCACCTCAAGGCCAAGGGCATTGGCGTGTTGATCACCGACCACAACGTCCGTGAAACCCTGGATATCTGCGAAACAGCCTACATCGTTAACGATGGCCAACTGATCGCCGAAGGTGACTCCGCCACCATCCTGGCCAACGAACTGGTCAAGGAAGTGTATCTGGGTCACGAGTTCCGCCTTTAA
- a CDS encoding RNA polymerase factor sigma-54 encodes MKPSLVLRMGQQLTMTPQLQQAIRLLQLSTLDLQQEIQEALESNPMLERQEEGDDFDNADPLADKAEQQPNADVSEPSYQETAPTVDNLEEGDWNERIPNELPVDTAWEDVYQTSASSLPSNDDDEWDFTTRTSVGESLQSHLLWQLNLAPMSDTDRLIAVTLIDCINNQGYLDETLEEILEAFDPELDIELDEIEAVLHRIQQFEPAGIGARNLGECLLLQLRQLSAKTPWLAEAKRLVSDYIDLLGSRDYSQLMRRMKLKEDELRQVIELVQSLNPRPGSQIESSEAEYVVPDVIVRKDNERWLVELNQESVPRLRVNAQYAGFVRRADTSADNTFMRNQLQEARWFIKSLQSRNETLMKVATQIVEHQRGFLEYGDEAMKPLVLHDIAEAVGMHESTISRVTTQKFMHTPRGIYELKYFFSSHVSTSEGGECSSTAIRAIIKKLVAAENQKKPLSDSKIAGLLEAQGIQVARRTVAKYRESLGIAPSSERKRLM; translated from the coding sequence ATGAAACCATCGCTAGTCTTGAGAATGGGCCAGCAGCTGACGATGACACCTCAGCTGCAACAGGCCATCCGCCTGCTCCAATTGTCGACCCTGGACCTGCAACAGGAAATCCAGGAGGCCCTGGAGTCCAATCCGATGCTCGAACGCCAGGAAGAAGGCGACGACTTCGATAACGCCGATCCCTTGGCCGACAAAGCCGAACAGCAACCCAACGCCGATGTTTCAGAACCCTCCTACCAGGAAACCGCCCCGACGGTGGACAACCTTGAGGAAGGCGACTGGAACGAGCGAATCCCCAACGAACTGCCCGTCGACACCGCCTGGGAAGACGTCTACCAGACCAGCGCCAGCAGCCTGCCGAGCAACGATGACGACGAGTGGGATTTCACCACTCGCACATCGGTCGGCGAAAGCCTGCAAAGCCACCTGCTCTGGCAACTGAACCTGGCGCCGATGTCCGACACCGATCGTCTGATCGCCGTGACGCTGATCGATTGCATCAACAATCAGGGCTACCTGGACGAAACCCTCGAGGAAATCCTCGAAGCCTTCGATCCGGAACTGGACATCGAACTGGACGAAATCGAAGCCGTCCTGCACCGCATCCAGCAATTCGAACCGGCCGGAATTGGCGCGCGCAACCTGGGCGAATGCCTGTTGCTGCAATTGCGCCAACTGTCCGCCAAGACCCCTTGGCTGGCCGAGGCCAAGCGCCTGGTCAGCGATTACATCGACCTGCTCGGCAGCCGCGACTACAGCCAGCTGATGCGTCGCATGAAACTCAAGGAAGATGAACTGCGCCAGGTCATCGAACTGGTCCAGAGCCTGAACCCGCGTCCCGGCTCGCAAATCGAGTCCAGCGAAGCCGAGTATGTCGTGCCCGACGTGATCGTGCGCAAGGACAACGAGCGCTGGCTGGTGGAGTTGAACCAGGAGTCGGTGCCACGCCTGCGGGTCAATGCCCAGTACGCCGGTTTCGTGCGCCGCGCCGACACCAGCGCCGATAACACCTTCATGCGCAATCAGTTGCAGGAAGCTCGCTGGTTCATCAAAAGCCTGCAAAGCCGTAACGAAACCCTGATGAAAGTCGCTACCCAGATCGTCGAGCACCAGCGCGGCTTCCTGGAGTACGGCGACGAAGCCATGAAACCGCTGGTCCTGCATGACATCGCCGAAGCGGTTGGCATGCACGAGTCGACGATTTCAAGGGTGACTACCCAAAAGTTCATGCATACCCCACGGGGCATATATGAGCTGAAATACTTTTTCTCCAGCCATGTCAGCACCTCCGAAGGCGGCGAATGCTCGTCCACAGCGATCCGCGCGATCATCAAAAAACTGGTTGCCGCGGAAAATCAGAAAAAGCCGTTGAGTGACAGCAAGATCGCTGGTTTACTGGAGGCACAAGGCATTCAGGTGGCTCGCCGCACCGTCGCCAAGTACCGCGAATCCCTGGGGATCGCGCCTTCGAGCGAACGCAAGCGGTTGATGTAA
- the hpf gene encoding ribosome hibernation-promoting factor, HPF/YfiA family produces the protein MQVNISGHQLEVTEPLRAYIGEKLERLERHFDKITNVQVTMTVEKLKQKIEATLHIPGNEVVANAEHTDMYAAIDALTDKLDKQLKKHKEKTQSLLQGATGR, from the coding sequence ATGCAAGTCAACATCAGTGGACACCAACTGGAAGTGACCGAACCCCTGCGCGCCTACATCGGCGAAAAACTCGAACGATTAGAGCGGCATTTCGACAAGATCACCAACGTACAGGTGACGATGACGGTCGAGAAGCTGAAGCAGAAAATCGAAGCCACCCTGCATATTCCCGGCAATGAAGTGGTCGCCAACGCGGAACATACCGATATGTATGCGGCGATCGACGCATTGACCGACAAGCTGGATAAACAACTCAAAAAGCATAAGGAAAAGACCCAGAGCCTCCTCCAGGGCGCAACCGGTCGTTAA
- the ptsN gene encoding PTS IIA-like nitrogen regulatory protein PtsN: protein MIRLENILTPGRSLVNVPGGSKKKALEQIANLIHREVPDLAMQDVFESLVAREKLGSTGFGNGIAIPHCRLKGCISPISALMHLDAPIDFDAIDGAPVDLLFVLLVPEAATDAHLELLRQIASMLDRKEVREKLRSAPSNEALYQVVLSEQNGH, encoded by the coding sequence ATGATCCGACTTGAAAACATCCTGACCCCCGGCCGTTCCCTCGTGAACGTGCCGGGCGGCAGTAAAAAGAAAGCCCTCGAGCAAATTGCCAACCTAATCCACCGCGAAGTGCCGGATCTGGCCATGCAGGATGTCTTCGAGAGTCTGGTTGCCCGTGAAAAACTCGGTTCCACCGGTTTTGGCAACGGCATCGCTATCCCTCACTGTCGCTTGAAGGGCTGTATTTCGCCTATCAGCGCCCTGATGCACCTTGACGCACCTATCGATTTCGACGCCATCGACGGCGCCCCGGTGGACCTGCTGTTTGTACTGCTGGTCCCGGAAGCCGCCACCGATGCGCACCTGGAGTTGCTGCGCCAGATCGCCAGCATGCTTGACCGCAAGGAAGTACGCGAGAAACTGCGCAGTGCCCCGAGCAACGAAGCCTTGTATCAGGTTGTCCTGAGCGAGCAAAACGGTCATTAA
- the rapZ gene encoding RNase adapter RapZ yields the protein MRLIIVSGRSGSGKSTALNVLEDNGYYCIDNLPAGLLPELAERALIHTELAQPLVAVSIDARNLPSHLSRFPELLEEVRSRHIQCDVLYLDADEETLLKRFSETRRRHPLSNANRSLAEAIDDETQLLGPIADLADLKINTTNLNLYQLRDTLKLRLLNQPEPGTAFLVESFGFKRGMPVDADVVFDVRCLPNPYWKPELRAQSGLDQPVADYLAAQPDVEEMFQDIYNYLFKWLPRFAASNRAYVTIAIGCTGGHHRSVYLTERLGQALQQSLKNVQVRHRDLS from the coding sequence ATGCGCTTGATCATCGTCAGTGGCCGCTCCGGCTCAGGTAAAAGTACCGCGCTCAATGTCCTTGAGGACAATGGCTACTACTGCATCGATAACCTGCCCGCCGGCCTGTTGCCGGAGCTGGCCGAGCGCGCCCTGATTCATACCGAGCTGGCACAGCCGCTGGTCGCGGTGTCTATCGACGCCCGCAACCTGCCCAGCCACCTGTCGCGCTTTCCCGAACTGCTTGAAGAAGTGCGTAGCCGGCATATCCAGTGCGACGTGCTCTATCTGGATGCCGATGAGGAAACCCTGCTCAAGCGTTTCTCGGAAACCCGTCGCCGCCACCCGCTGAGCAACGCCAACCGTTCACTGGCCGAGGCGATCGACGACGAAACCCAGCTGCTGGGGCCGATTGCGGACCTCGCCGACCTCAAGATCAATACCACCAACCTGAACCTGTACCAGCTGCGTGACACCCTCAAGCTGCGCCTGTTGAACCAGCCGGAACCCGGCACTGCGTTCCTGGTGGAGTCGTTCGGGTTCAAGCGTGGCATGCCGGTGGATGCCGATGTGGTGTTCGACGTGCGCTGCCTGCCCAATCCCTACTGGAAGCCGGAGCTGCGGGCACAGTCCGGGCTCGATCAACCGGTGGCCGATTACCTGGCCGCACAGCCGGATGTCGAAGAGATGTTCCAGGATATTTACAATTACCTGTTCAAGTGGCTGCCGCGTTTTGCTGCCAGTAACCGCGCCTACGTCACCATTGCCATTGGCTGTACCGGCGGGCATCACCGCTCCGTCTACCTGACCGAACGTCTGGGCCAGGCCCTGCAACAATCCCTGAAGAACGTCCAGGTCCGCCACCGCGACCTCAGCTAA
- a CDS encoding HPr family phosphocarrier protein codes for MPALEIEIINKLGLHARASAKFVGVAGEFKDCSIRVGRTPESTVDGKSIMAMMMLAAGKGTMIHLSTEGEQAEEALQALVALINDYFGEGG; via the coding sequence ATGCCTGCTCTGGAAATTGAAATCATCAACAAACTGGGCCTGCATGCCCGTGCTTCTGCAAAATTCGTCGGTGTTGCTGGTGAGTTCAAGGACTGTTCGATCCGGGTCGGGCGCACGCCGGAATCCACAGTCGACGGTAAAAGCATCATGGCCATGATGATGTTGGCGGCTGGCAAGGGCACCATGATCCACCTGAGCACTGAAGGCGAACAGGCTGAAGAGGCGCTCCAGGCATTGGTGGCGCTGATCAACGACTACTTCGGCGAAGGCGGATAA